Proteins from a genomic interval of Streptomyces sp. NBC_01445:
- a CDS encoding acetyl-CoA C-acetyltransferase, producing MPEAVIVSTARSPIGRAFKGSLKDLRPDDLTATIIQAALAKVPELDPRDIDDLMLGCGLPGGEQGNNLGRIVAVQMGMDHLPGCTVTRYCSSSLQTSRMALHAIKAGEGDVFISAGVEMVSRFVKGNSDSLPDTHNPLFAEAEARTAAVAESEGASWHDPREDGLVPDAYIAMGQTAENLARTKGVTRADMDAFGVRSQNLAEQAIKNGFWEREITPVTTPDGTVVSQDDGPRAGVTLEGVSGLKPVFRPDGMVTAANCCPLNDGAAALVIMSDTKARELGLTPLARIVSTGVSGLSPEIMGLGPVEASKQALKRAGLGIGDIDLVEINEAFAAQVIPSARDLGIDEDKVNINGGAIAVGHPFGMTGARITGTLINSLQFHDKQFGLETMCVGGGQGMAMVIERLS from the coding sequence ATGCCCGAAGCCGTGATCGTCTCGACCGCCCGCTCTCCCATCGGCCGCGCCTTCAAGGGGTCCCTCAAGGACCTGCGCCCGGACGATCTGACCGCCACGATCATCCAGGCCGCGCTGGCCAAGGTCCCCGAGCTCGACCCGCGGGACATCGACGACCTGATGCTCGGCTGCGGTCTGCCCGGCGGCGAGCAGGGCAACAACCTGGGCCGCATCGTGGCCGTGCAGATGGGCATGGACCACCTGCCGGGATGTACGGTCACCCGCTACTGCTCGTCGTCGCTGCAGACCAGCCGCATGGCGCTGCACGCGATCAAGGCCGGCGAGGGTGACGTCTTCATCTCGGCCGGTGTCGAGATGGTGTCGCGCTTCGTGAAGGGCAACTCGGACTCGCTGCCGGACACGCACAACCCGCTGTTCGCCGAGGCAGAGGCCCGTACGGCCGCCGTCGCGGAGTCCGAGGGCGCCTCGTGGCACGACCCGCGCGAGGACGGCCTCGTCCCGGACGCGTACATCGCGATGGGCCAGACCGCCGAGAACCTGGCGCGGACGAAGGGCGTCACGCGCGCGGACATGGACGCCTTCGGTGTGCGTTCGCAGAACCTGGCCGAGCAGGCCATCAAGAACGGCTTCTGGGAGCGGGAGATCACCCCGGTCACCACCCCCGACGGCACGGTCGTCTCGCAGGACGACGGTCCGCGCGCGGGTGTCACGCTGGAGGGCGTCTCGGGCCTGAAGCCGGTGTTCCGCCCCGACGGCATGGTCACGGCCGCGAACTGCTGCCCGCTCAACGACGGCGCCGCGGCCCTTGTGATCATGTCCGACACGAAGGCCCGCGAGCTCGGCCTGACGCCGCTCGCCCGCATCGTCTCCACCGGCGTCTCGGGCCTGTCCCCCGAGATCATGGGCCTCGGCCCGGTAGAGGCGTCGAAGCAGGCGCTGAAGCGCGCCGGGCTCGGCATCGGCGACATCGACCTGGTCGAGATCAACGAGGCGTTCGCCGCGCAGGTCATTCCGTCGGCGCGTGACCTCGGCATCGACGAGGACAAGGTGAACATCAACGGTGGCGCGATCGCCGTGGGCCACCCCTTCGGCATGACGGGCGCCCGCATCACCGGCACCCTGATCAACAGCCTCCAGTTCCACGACAAGCAGTTCGGTCTGGAGACCATGTGCGTCGGCGGCGGCCAGGGCATGGCGATGGTCATCGAGCGCCTCAGCTGA
- a CDS encoding ABC transporter permease, translating into MTIDWSWISEHTSDLTTLTLSHLQAALSAVLLGLVISLPLAVVAHRVKPLRGFLLGFSNVLFTIPSIAVFVLLLPVSGLTRTTTVIGLTIYTLVVLLRNTVEGLDSVPAKTKEAAKAMGTRPLRTLLTVELPLALPVIMAGVRIATVMAISLVSVATYIGDGGLGQLFTDGFQRNFPTPVIAGVVLTLLLALAADAVLVAVQYVLTPWTRRRRSA; encoded by the coding sequence ATGACCATCGACTGGTCGTGGATATCGGAGCACACCTCCGACCTCACCACGCTCACGCTCTCGCACCTCCAGGCAGCGCTCTCCGCCGTCCTGCTCGGCCTGGTCATCTCGCTGCCGCTGGCCGTCGTCGCCCATCGCGTCAAGCCGCTGCGCGGCTTCCTGCTCGGGTTCTCGAACGTCCTGTTCACGATCCCGTCGATCGCGGTGTTCGTCCTGCTGCTCCCGGTCTCCGGCCTCACCCGCACCACCACGGTCATCGGCCTGACGATCTACACGCTCGTGGTGCTCCTGCGGAACACCGTCGAGGGCCTCGACTCGGTACCGGCGAAGACCAAGGAGGCCGCGAAGGCCATGGGGACGCGCCCGCTGCGCACCCTGCTCACCGTCGAACTGCCCCTCGCCCTGCCGGTGATCATGGCCGGGGTGCGGATCGCGACCGTCATGGCGATCTCCCTGGTCTCCGTGGCGACGTACATCGGCGACGGCGGGCTCGGCCAGCTGTTCACCGACGGGTTCCAGCGCAACTTCCCGACCCCGGTCATCGCCGGCGTCGTGCTGACCCTGCTCCTCGCGCTCGCCGCGGACGCGGTCCTCGTCGCGGTGCAGTACGTGCTGACCCCCTGGACCCGCCGCCGGAGGAGTGCCTGA
- a CDS encoding Bax inhibitor-1/YccA family protein yields MRSSNPVFSRRGFSRDNGYAGFNAQPQAGGPAVGTQGNPYAGNNPYAQNPYAQQDLQYGAPPQAPATTGRMTMDDVVMRTATTLGVLVVTAALAWALLPVDDAHINKSYGIAIGAGLVAMVLGFVQAFKRKASPALILTYAGLEGVFLGVLSSIVDNRIASGAAMQAVIGTMAVFVAVLVAYKAGWIRVNRRFYGFVMAAAMGFILLMAVNLLFSVFGGGDGLGFRSGGLGIVFGIIGVLLGACFLALDFKQVEDGIAYGAPREEAWLAAFGLTMTLVWIYLEFLRLIAILQGND; encoded by the coding sequence ATGAGGAGCAGTAACCCGGTCTTCTCGCGACGGGGGTTCAGCCGCGACAACGGCTACGCGGGCTTCAACGCGCAGCCGCAGGCCGGGGGACCCGCAGTCGGCACACAGGGGAACCCCTACGCCGGCAACAACCCGTACGCGCAGAATCCCTACGCACAGCAGGACCTGCAGTACGGCGCTCCGCCGCAGGCCCCGGCCACCACCGGCCGCATGACGATGGACGACGTCGTCATGCGCACCGCCACCACACTCGGCGTCCTCGTCGTGACGGCCGCGCTCGCCTGGGCGCTGCTGCCGGTCGACGACGCGCACATCAACAAGTCGTACGGCATCGCGATCGGCGCAGGCCTCGTCGCGATGGTGCTCGGCTTCGTCCAGGCGTTCAAGCGCAAGGCGTCCCCGGCGCTGATCCTCACGTACGCGGGCCTCGAGGGTGTCTTCCTCGGCGTCCTGTCGAGCATCGTCGACAACCGCATCGCGAGCGGCGCGGCCATGCAGGCCGTGATCGGCACGATGGCGGTCTTCGTGGCCGTCCTCGTCGCGTACAAGGCGGGCTGGATCCGGGTCAACCGCCGGTTCTACGGCTTCGTGATGGCCGCGGCCATGGGCTTCATCCTGCTCATGGCGGTGAACCTGCTGTTCTCCGTCTTCGGCGGCGGTGACGGCCTCGGCTTCCGCAGCGGCGGCCTCGGCATCGTCTTCGGCATCATCGGCGTGCTGCTCGGCGCGTGCTTCCTCGCTCTCGACTTCAAGCAGGTCGAGGACGGCATCGCGTACGGCGCCCCGCGCGAGGAGGCCTGGCTCGCGGCCTTCGGCCTCACGATGACGCTGGTCTGGATCTACCTCGAGTTCCTGCGCCTCATCGCGATCCTGCAGGGCAACGACTGA
- a CDS encoding SGNH/GDSL hydrolase family protein, with translation MSRARVARRIAAGAAYGGGGIGLVGAAAVGLVIAEVQLAKRQVGNHNRGGVQVPSANGLYGRVFAERPAAEVAETEPLRFAMLGDSTAAGQGVHRARQTPGALLASGLAAVAERPVELRNVALPGARSDDLDRQVAVILSDPDWVPDVCVVMIGANDVTHRMPATRSVRHLSAAVRRLRTAGAEVVVGTCPDLGTIEPVNQPLRYLARRASRQLAAAQTIGTVEQGGRTVSLGDLLGPEFLANPRELFGPDNFHPSAEGYATAAMAVLPTLCASLGLWPEEERPDVSRREGFLPVARAAAQAAGEGGTEVTPAMPTGPRGPWALLKRRRRRRLTTQDPTPLNI, from the coding sequence ATGTCGAGGGCGAGGGTGGCACGGCGGATCGCCGCGGGCGCGGCGTACGGCGGCGGCGGTATCGGTCTGGTCGGCGCGGCCGCGGTCGGTCTGGTGATCGCGGAGGTCCAACTGGCGAAGCGGCAGGTGGGCAACCACAACAGGGGAGGCGTGCAGGTCCCGTCCGCGAACGGTCTCTACGGGAGGGTGTTCGCCGAGCGTCCGGCCGCGGAGGTGGCGGAGACGGAGCCGCTGCGGTTCGCGATGCTGGGTGACTCGACGGCGGCGGGGCAGGGCGTGCACCGGGCCCGGCAGACCCCGGGCGCGCTGCTCGCCTCGGGGCTCGCGGCGGTGGCCGAGCGGCCGGTGGAGCTGCGCAACGTGGCGCTGCCGGGCGCCAGGTCCGACGATCTGGACCGTCAGGTCGCGGTGATCCTCTCGGATCCGGACTGGGTGCCCGACGTGTGCGTCGTGATGATCGGCGCGAACGACGTGACGCACCGGATGCCGGCGACCCGCTCGGTGCGCCATCTGTCGGCGGCGGTGCGCAGGCTGCGTACGGCGGGTGCGGAGGTGGTCGTGGGGACGTGCCCGGATCTGGGCACGATCGAGCCGGTGAACCAGCCGCTGCGGTATCTGGCCCGGCGGGCCTCACGGCAGCTGGCGGCGGCGCAGACGATCGGCACGGTGGAGCAGGGCGGGCGCACGGTGTCGCTGGGCGACCTGCTCGGCCCGGAGTTCCTGGCGAACCCACGGGAGCTGTTCGGTCCCGACAACTTCCACCCGTCGGCGGAGGGGTATGCGACGGCGGCGATGGCGGTGCTGCCGACGCTGTGCGCGTCGCTGGGGCTGTGGCCGGAGGAGGAGCGTCCGGACGTGTCGCGGCGCGAGGGTTTCCTGCCGGTGGCCAGGGCGGCGGCCCAGGCGGCCGGAGAGGGCGGCACGGAGGTGACGCCGGCGATGCCGACGGGTCCGAGGGGGCCGTGGGCTTTGCTGAAGCGTCGTAGGCGCCGGCGTCTGACGACTCAGGACCCGACACCGCTGAACATCTAG
- a CDS encoding ABC transporter permease — protein MYELFKNLGAWLVDGDQWAGPDGIAHRLAEHLQYSLLATLIAAVIALPLGLLIGHTGRGAFLAINLSSFGRALPTVGLVVLVFLASGLSMWPVYIALVALAVPSIVTNTYAGMSAVDPEVRDAARGQGMRGHQVLFQVELPLAMPLIMTGLRLALIQVVATATIAAYVSFGGLGRYVFDGLAQRDLVQVLGGAVLVAVVAVVLDLALSALQRALFRHRPAKSA, from the coding sequence ATGTACGAGCTCTTCAAGAACCTCGGCGCGTGGCTGGTCGACGGCGACCAGTGGGCGGGCCCCGACGGCATCGCGCACCGTCTCGCCGAGCACCTCCAGTACTCGCTGCTCGCCACGCTCATCGCGGCCGTCATCGCGCTGCCGCTCGGCCTGCTCATCGGCCACACCGGGCGCGGCGCGTTCCTCGCGATCAACCTGTCCAGCTTCGGCCGCGCGCTGCCGACCGTCGGCCTGGTCGTCCTCGTCTTCCTGGCGAGCGGCCTGTCCATGTGGCCGGTCTACATCGCGCTCGTGGCCCTCGCGGTCCCGTCGATCGTCACCAACACGTACGCGGGCATGTCCGCCGTGGACCCGGAGGTCAGGGACGCGGCGCGCGGCCAGGGCATGCGCGGCCACCAGGTCCTGTTCCAGGTGGAGCTGCCGCTCGCGATGCCGCTGATCATGACCGGGCTGCGGCTCGCCCTGATCCAGGTCGTCGCGACGGCGACCATCGCCGCGTACGTCTCCTTCGGCGGCCTCGGCCGCTACGTCTTCGACGGGCTCGCCCAGCGCGACCTCGTGCAGGTGCTCGGCGGTGCCGTCCTCGTGGCGGTCGTCGCCGTCGTACTCGACCTCGCGCTCTCCGCACTGCAGCGCGCCCTCTTCCGCCACCGCCCCGCCAAGTCGGCCTAG
- a CDS encoding MurR/RpiR family transcriptional regulator, whose translation MNDSPAARLQQLFEVHRLTPTQRRIAHCMVRRAADVPFLSSVELAELAGVSQPSVTRFAVALGFDGYPALRKHLREVAPAEPATPASANEYQQAVEAEIENLRHLAQLLADPAPIERAGRLLAASRPLLVLGLRAAASQAYGFSYFAAKVHPDVRLLDEGGTMLADRVDAAVRAGATALLCFALPRHPKEVVDALAYAKSAGLTVITVADSAFAPVAKHSDLLLPAAVGEGLAFDTACSPMLLGRVLLEAMCDNLPEAQARLEEFDVRAAERSLFVE comes from the coding sequence ATGAACGACAGCCCTGCCGCACGACTCCAACAGCTCTTCGAGGTCCACCGCCTGACACCCACTCAGCGCCGCATCGCCCACTGCATGGTGCGCCGCGCCGCCGACGTCCCGTTCCTCTCCTCCGTGGAACTCGCCGAACTCGCGGGAGTCAGCCAGCCCTCCGTCACCCGCTTCGCGGTGGCACTCGGCTTCGACGGCTACCCCGCCCTGCGCAAACACCTGCGCGAGGTCGCCCCCGCCGAACCCGCCACCCCCGCCTCGGCCAACGAGTACCAGCAGGCCGTCGAGGCCGAGATCGAGAACCTGCGTCACCTCGCCCAGCTCCTCGCCGACCCCGCCCCGATCGAACGTGCGGGCCGCCTCCTCGCCGCCTCCCGCCCGCTCCTCGTCCTCGGCCTGCGCGCCGCGGCCTCCCAGGCCTACGGCTTCTCGTACTTCGCGGCGAAGGTCCACCCCGACGTACGGCTCCTCGACGAGGGCGGCACGATGCTCGCCGACCGCGTCGACGCCGCGGTCCGCGCCGGAGCCACCGCGCTCCTCTGCTTCGCGCTCCCCCGCCACCCCAAGGAAGTCGTCGACGCGCTCGCCTACGCCAAGTCGGCCGGCCTCACCGTGATCACCGTCGCCGACTCGGCCTTCGCCCCCGTCGCCAAGCACTCGGACCTGCTCCTGCCCGCCGCGGTCGGCGAGGGCCTCGCCTTCGACACGGCGTGCTCACCGATGCTGCTCGGCCGCGTACTCCTGGAAGCGATGTGCGACAACCTGCCCGAGGCGCAGGCCCGCCTGGAGGAATTCGACGTGCGCGCGGCGGAACGGAGCCTGTTCGTCGAATAG
- a CDS encoding DUF4287 domain-containing protein has product MSQVFSQETHQNLLARIPHCTGREISDWLRTVEEGPCFLRFEDKVSWLRGEHELAYGHAKAIIHEYDLRRAARRLG; this is encoded by the coding sequence ATGTCCCAAGTGTTCTCGCAGGAGACCCATCAGAATCTGCTGGCTCGCATCCCCCACTGCACCGGTCGTGAGATCTCCGACTGGCTGCGCACCGTCGAGGAAGGCCCGTGCTTCCTCCGCTTCGAAGACAAGGTCAGCTGGCTGCGCGGGGAGCACGAGCTCGCGTACGGCCATGCCAAGGCGATCATCCACGAGTACGACCTGCGGCGGGCCGCCCGCCGCCTGGGCTGA
- a CDS encoding ABC transporter substrate-binding protein encodes MNRRTVIGGLFAAASVPALAACSGGITSLDGQGSGGGGGGSSKNGVTIGTANFTENQVLGYLYAAALEAAGVKTKVRPNLGTREILIPALKGGDIDLLPEYQGALLHYLDPKSTATEEGEMQNALAVVLPKGLQILPYGLAEDSDAFVVTAETAKKYKLTSLADLAEHNGKLVIGAAPEVKKRQVGAVGLKDVYGVEFKEFKSLDSSGPLVKGALKKGDVDVANLFTTDTDIVDNHWVVLTDPKNLVPGQHVVPLVADRKADSTVRKALARLGNVLTTEQLTELNRQVDKDKKDPEDVANAYARQHGISKG; translated from the coding sequence ATGAACCGCAGGACTGTCATCGGCGGCCTGTTCGCCGCAGCCTCCGTCCCCGCGCTCGCCGCGTGCAGCGGCGGCATCACCTCTCTCGACGGCCAGGGCTCGGGCGGCGGGGGCGGCGGCTCCAGCAAGAACGGCGTCACCATCGGCACCGCCAACTTCACCGAGAACCAGGTGCTGGGCTACCTGTACGCGGCCGCGCTCGAAGCGGCCGGTGTGAAGACGAAGGTCCGCCCCAACCTCGGCACCCGCGAGATCCTCATCCCCGCCCTCAAGGGCGGTGACATCGACCTGCTCCCCGAGTACCAGGGCGCCCTCCTGCACTACCTCGACCCGAAGTCGACGGCCACCGAGGAGGGCGAGATGCAGAACGCCCTCGCCGTCGTCCTGCCCAAGGGCCTGCAGATCCTGCCCTACGGCCTGGCGGAGGACTCCGACGCGTTCGTCGTCACCGCCGAGACGGCGAAGAAGTACAAGCTGACCTCGCTCGCCGACCTGGCCGAGCACAACGGCAAGCTCGTCATCGGCGCCGCCCCCGAGGTGAAGAAGCGCCAGGTGGGCGCGGTCGGCCTGAAGGACGTGTACGGCGTCGAGTTCAAGGAGTTCAAGTCCCTCGACTCGTCGGGTCCGCTGGTCAAGGGCGCCCTGAAGAAGGGCGACGTCGACGTGGCGAACCTCTTCACCACCGACACGGACATCGTCGACAACCACTGGGTCGTCCTCACCGACCCCAAGAACCTCGTCCCCGGCCAGCACGTCGTCCCGCTCGTCGCCGACCGCAAGGCCGACTCGACGGTCCGCAAGGCGCTCGCGCGCCTGGGCAACGTACTGACCACGGAGCAGCTCACCGAGCTCAACCGGCAGGTGGACAAGGACAAGAAGGATCCCGAGGACGTCGCCAACGCGTACGCGCGTCAGCACGGGATCAGCAAGGGCTGA
- a CDS encoding ABC transporter ATP-binding protein: MIQFDTVHKRFPNGTTAVHDLTLDMPEGGVTVFVGSSGCGKTTSLRMINRMVDPTSGTIRVGGRDVLEQDAAELRRSIGYVIQQSGLFPHRTVLDNIATVPLLLGWGRRKARARAAELLETVGLTAEAGKRYPHQLSGGQQQRVGVARALAADPPVLLMDEPFGAVDPVVRTQLQDELLRLQQELNKTIVFVTHDIDEAVRLGDRIAVFRTGGHLVQCAPPAELLARPADDFVADFLGAERGLKLLSLTTLADVGQGPAPEGTGWELVLDAARKPLLWRDEGTSAEVPVRPLRDTDSLLSALNESLAAPGGLVARVDADGVLTGVTSRDEIHDRAGLAHIAAGTRVDAPEAAGDTSDAAVHKDDTDVQKDSDVAS; this comes from the coding sequence ATGATCCAGTTCGATACGGTCCACAAACGCTTCCCGAACGGCACGACGGCAGTGCACGACCTGACGCTCGACATGCCGGAAGGGGGCGTGACCGTCTTCGTCGGGTCTTCCGGTTGCGGCAAGACGACCAGTCTGCGGATGATCAACCGGATGGTCGACCCGACCTCCGGCACCATCCGCGTCGGCGGCCGTGACGTCCTTGAGCAGGACGCGGCCGAGCTGCGCCGCTCCATCGGGTACGTCATCCAGCAGTCCGGCCTCTTCCCGCACCGCACCGTCCTCGACAACATCGCGACGGTGCCGCTCCTGCTCGGCTGGGGCCGGCGCAAGGCGCGGGCGCGGGCGGCCGAGCTCCTGGAGACCGTCGGCCTCACCGCCGAGGCCGGCAAGCGCTACCCGCACCAGCTCTCCGGCGGCCAGCAGCAGCGCGTCGGCGTGGCCCGCGCGCTCGCCGCCGACCCGCCGGTGCTGCTCATGGACGAGCCGTTCGGCGCGGTCGACCCCGTCGTGCGTACTCAGCTCCAGGACGAACTCCTGCGCCTCCAGCAGGAGTTGAACAAGACCATCGTCTTCGTCACGCACGACATCGACGAGGCCGTACGGCTCGGCGACCGGATAGCCGTCTTCCGCACGGGCGGTCACCTCGTCCAGTGCGCGCCGCCCGCCGAGCTGCTCGCCCGCCCCGCGGACGACTTCGTCGCCGACTTCCTGGGCGCCGAGCGCGGCCTGAAGCTGCTGTCCCTGACCACGCTCGCGGACGTCGGCCAGGGGCCGGCCCCGGAGGGCACCGGCTGGGAACTGGTCCTCGACGCGGCCCGCAAGCCGCTGCTGTGGCGTGACGAGGGCACCTCCGCCGAGGTGCCGGTGCGCCCGCTGCGGGACACGGACTCGCTCCTGTCGGCGCTGAACGAGTCGCTCGCGGCGCCCGGCGGCCTCGTGGCCCGGGTCGACGCGGACGGCGTCCTGACCGGCGTCACGTCCCGCGACGAGATCCACGACCGCGCGGGCCTCGCCCACATAGCCGCCGGCACCCGCGTGGACGCGCCCGAGGCCGCAGGCGACACCAGCGACGCCGCCGTCCACAAGGACGACACGGACGTCCAGAAGGACTCGGACGTGGCCTCATGA
- a CDS encoding aromatic amino acid ammonia-lyase, protein MSSHIADTAGKPRMTATPGLTPVVVLDGHGLPVPDVVRLADSAARPVPGTDAMKRVEESWNAAREIAAWGRVYGRSTGVGANRNEDVPTEAAADHGLRLLRSHAGAIGDELPARQVRAMLAVRANQLLAGGAGLRPTVVTALCEALEAGAYPVVNEFGSVGTGDIAALAQMGLALAGEHPWRGDGAPDAQPLDNNDALALISSNALTLGQSALALHELRDLISATQLVAALSLLAVDGSYEAYALPVHEARHHRGSYAVAARMRAILGAPERPTPPLGRIQDPYGFRCVPQIHGPAQDAADALEDVLTVEINAAAENPLISPQDMAAYHHGGFYMAQLALALDHFRLAIAQVARLSTSRLSTLNEPAYTRLRPFLADGEPASSGVMILEYAAGAALGDLRAFAAPASLGHAVLSRGVEEQASFASLAARQTLRICEAYRLVVGCELVAAVRALRQRDMHPDPELPVGRAFALADTVLDQDATDRPLTEDVTRAAAGLLDSFTRIADGTDGPATATATAGSDRPGGTE, encoded by the coding sequence ATGTCGTCTCACATCGCGGACACCGCGGGTAAGCCCCGAATGACGGCCACCCCGGGCCTCACGCCCGTCGTCGTGCTCGACGGACACGGTCTCCCCGTGCCCGACGTCGTACGCCTGGCCGACTCCGCCGCCCGGCCCGTGCCCGGCACCGACGCCATGAAGCGCGTCGAGGAGTCCTGGAACGCCGCCCGCGAGATCGCCGCCTGGGGCCGCGTCTACGGCCGCTCCACCGGCGTCGGCGCGAACCGGAACGAGGACGTGCCCACCGAGGCCGCCGCCGACCACGGCCTGCGCCTGCTCCGCAGCCACGCCGGCGCCATCGGCGACGAGCTGCCCGCACGGCAGGTCCGCGCCATGCTAGCCGTCCGCGCCAACCAGCTCCTCGCCGGCGGTGCGGGGCTGCGGCCCACCGTCGTCACCGCGCTCTGCGAAGCCCTGGAGGCCGGCGCCTACCCCGTCGTGAACGAGTTCGGCTCCGTCGGCACCGGCGACATCGCCGCCCTCGCCCAGATGGGCCTCGCCCTCGCCGGCGAGCACCCCTGGCGCGGCGACGGCGCCCCCGACGCCCAGCCCCTCGACAACAACGACGCCCTCGCCCTCATCAGCAGCAACGCCCTCACTCTCGGCCAGTCGGCCCTCGCGCTCCACGAACTGCGCGACCTGATCTCCGCCACCCAGCTCGTCGCCGCACTCTCCCTGCTGGCCGTCGACGGCTCCTACGAGGCGTACGCCCTGCCCGTCCACGAGGCCCGCCACCACCGCGGCTCGTACGCCGTCGCCGCCCGCATGCGCGCGATCCTCGGGGCCCCCGAACGCCCGACCCCGCCGCTGGGCCGCATCCAGGACCCGTACGGCTTCCGCTGCGTCCCCCAGATCCACGGCCCCGCCCAGGACGCCGCCGACGCCCTCGAAGACGTACTCACCGTCGAGATCAACGCCGCCGCCGAGAACCCCCTCATCTCCCCCCAGGACATGGCCGCCTACCACCACGGCGGCTTCTACATGGCCCAACTCGCCCTGGCACTCGACCACTTCAGGCTCGCCATCGCCCAGGTCGCCCGGCTCTCCACCTCACGCCTGTCCACCCTCAACGAACCGGCCTACACCCGTCTGCGCCCCTTCCTCGCCGACGGCGAACCCGCCTCCTCGGGCGTGATGATCCTCGAATACGCGGCCGGAGCGGCCCTCGGCGACCTGCGCGCCTTCGCCGCCCCCGCGTCACTCGGCCACGCGGTCCTCTCCCGCGGCGTCGAGGAACAGGCCAGCTTCGCGTCCCTCGCCGCCCGCCAGACCCTGCGCATCTGCGAGGCCTACCGCCTCGTCGTCGGCTGCGAACTCGTCGCCGCCGTACGGGCGTTGCGCCAGCGCGACATGCACCCCGACCCCGAACTCCCGGTCGGCCGCGCCTTCGCCCTCGCGGATACGGTCCTCGACCAGGACGCAACCGACCGCCCCCTGACGGAAGATGTCACCCGGGCCGCGGCGGGACTCCTGGACAGCTTCACCCGCATCGCCGACGGAACAGACGGACCGGCCACAGCCACCGCAACAGCCGGATCAGACCGCCCTGGGGGGACGGAATGA
- a CDS encoding cystathionine beta-synthase: MQFHDSMISLVGNTPLVRLNSVTEGIQATVLAKVEYFNPGGSVKDRIAVRMIEAAEESGALKPGGTIVEPTSGNTGVGLAIVAQQKGYKCIFVCPDKVSTDKINVLRAYGAEVVVCPTAVDPEHPDSYYNVSDRLVRETPGAWKPDQYSNPNNPLSHYHSTGPELWEQTEGEITHFVAGVGTGGTISGTGRYLKDASEGRVQVIGADPEGSVYSGGSGRPYLVEGVGEDFWPTAYDRTVADEIVAVSDKDSFQMTRRLAKEEGLLVGGSCGMAVVAALRVAERLGPQDVVVVLLPDSGRGYLSKIFNDEWMADYGFLADTGTSARVGDVLQDKEGGALPSLVHMHPEETVGEAIEVLREYGVSQMPIVKPGAGHPDVMAAEVIGSVVERELLDALFTQRASLGDPLEKHMSAPLPQVGSGEPVEDLMSVLGSADAAIVLVEGKPKGVVSRQDLLSFLAKSASSGK, translated from the coding sequence GTGCAATTCCACGACTCGATGATCAGCCTCGTCGGCAACACCCCGCTCGTGAGGCTCAACAGCGTGACCGAAGGCATTCAGGCAACCGTCCTGGCCAAGGTCGAGTACTTCAACCCCGGCGGTTCGGTGAAGGACCGCATCGCCGTGCGAATGATCGAGGCGGCGGAGGAGAGCGGCGCGCTCAAGCCCGGCGGCACGATCGTGGAGCCGACCAGCGGCAACACGGGCGTCGGCCTGGCCATCGTGGCCCAGCAGAAGGGGTACAAGTGCATCTTCGTGTGCCCCGACAAGGTCTCCACGGACAAGATCAACGTGCTGCGGGCGTACGGCGCGGAGGTCGTCGTCTGCCCGACGGCCGTGGACCCGGAGCACCCGGACTCGTACTACAACGTCTCCGACCGGCTCGTGCGTGAGACGCCCGGGGCCTGGAAGCCGGACCAGTACAGCAACCCCAACAACCCCCTCTCGCACTATCACTCCACCGGCCCCGAGCTGTGGGAGCAGACGGAGGGCGAGATCACGCACTTCGTGGCGGGCGTCGGCACGGGCGGCACGATCTCCGGCACCGGCCGCTATCTGAAGGACGCGAGCGAGGGCCGCGTGCAGGTCATCGGCGCCGATCCGGAGGGCTCGGTGTACTCCGGCGGCTCCGGCCGCCCGTACCTCGTGGAGGGCGTGGGCGAGGACTTCTGGCCGACGGCGTACGACCGCACGGTCGCGGACGAGATCGTCGCGGTCTCCGACAAGGACTCCTTCCAGATGACCCGCCGCCTCGCCAAGGAGGAGGGCCTCCTCGTGGGCGGCTCCTGCGGCATGGCAGTCGTAGCGGCCCTCCGCGTAGCGGAACGCCTCGGCCCCCAGGACGTGGTGGTGGTCCTCCTCCCGGACAGCGGCCGCGGCTACCTCAGCAAGATCTTCAATGACGAGTGGATGGCCGACTACGGCTTCCTCGCCGACACGGGTACGAGCGCGCGCGTGGGCGACGTGCTCCAGGACAAGGAGGGCGGCGCGCTGCCGTCACTCGTCCACATGCACCCGGAGGAGACCGTCGGCGAGGCCATCGAGGTGCTGCGCGAGTACGGCGTCTCGCAGATGCCCATCGTGAAGCCGGGCGCCGGCCACCCGGACGTGATGGCGGCCGAGGTCATCGGGTCCGTCGTCGAACGGGAGCTGCTCGACGCCCTGTTCACGCAGCGCGCCTCGCTCGGCGACCCGCTGGAGAAGCACATGTCGGCCCCGCTGCCGCAGGTCGGCTCGGGCGAGCCGGTGGAGGACCTGATGTCCGTGCTCGGCTCCGCGGACGCGGCGATCGTCCTGGTGGAGGGCAAGCCCAAGGGTGTGGTCAGCCGCCAGGACCTGTTGTCCTTCCTCGCGAAGAGCGCGAGCAGCGGGAAGTAA